The Cryptococcus gattii WM276 chromosome D, complete sequence region TGTAAAATGCAAAAATTCATGGTGAAATACAGCAGTGTGATTTGTGCAAGATGCTGACATATGCAAGATTCATTTGAGTACAAGTAATGTATATGTGGAGTCAATAGAAGTTGGGGGGTTGATTTCTTCCTGACTCTGCTGGCACAGCAGCTCTATTCTTGTACTTGTCATGATGCACCACTTACCTTGCCTTCCATAATTGTTGTGTTATAATATCATCAGTAACAAGAGAAAGGCTGGCTTAAGCTCAAAAGTGTTTCTCTTGCATAGTAATTTCAATCTGAGATTATTCACTATGAAAGATTTCATATATCATTGAACTGTTGGAGGGCAAAAGAATTCTAATGGTATTTTGGCAATTCATCTTTTGCTTACTAATTGGAATCCCTTGGATCCAGCAAAAAGCTAAAGAGACATGATATAGAATATGATAGGGAATATGGATCATCCAAAAGTCTGTGAAGAGCGAGctgccttcttctgttTGCTGAGACGCTACAGGTTTTACATCAGTTTATGTCAAATCAATAATCCAAAACATACCCAGTCATCTTTATCTGCAGCAAATCGATCAAACAGAGGTTCAATCTTCTCAGATGCCTTACGCTTGCTAATCTTGTTTTGATCTGCAATACGGAAAAAGGTGGGTGCCACTTCAGAAAGCCATTTCGGTTCAATAACCGTGACCTGGTGCATGTACTCCTCTGTTAAATTGATGAGCATTTGCTGAGACACCTTAGTGAGGTTTGAGACTTACTTGCAGTGAGGACCAGTTCATAATACACACACCATTCAGGAGGTCGCTGAAACAAGGCACTCGAGGGGTGGATGCTGACAGGGGTGCCTTCAACAAGTGTTTTGTAACCTTCAGTAGGATCTGAAGCATGTGATCAGCACCCAGGAATAGATATTACCATGAAAGAGACAAGCTTACCCTTCTTGGCCGCATTTCTAAAGAATCCAGAGCAAATGGCCATCCGTACTCGGTTGTAATTAGTACCACATGACACTGCCAAGAGTTGTATAAGCACACAAAAGGCTTTGATGGCACCAGGGACCTACCAAGATCATGTTTATATCTGTCCATAATTCCAATCAACTCTGAAGTCCAAAAAAAGTTAACTTCAAAATCAAGTGATATTATTGAGATAAACATTTCATACTCACGTTTCCTTACATCTTGTGCTGTTTTCATGGCTCGTGTTTGAATAAAATTCTCAAAGCACCATGGATTACTGAATTTCGAGTTCTTCCATCCATTATAGACAGCCTAACAATTTTACATCAGTACCACTTCACATCCCATAATGTGGATAAATGTTATAGATCACTCACAAGTAATGTCAGAAGGTCACCTTCTGGTTGATGAAATTTCGCTTTCTTGGCATCTGCTTGAGTCTGTTTGTCCTTGGGTCGGTAGTACACTTGCCCCCCAGCTTGCAACATAGCCACAATTGTTAAGGCTTCTTCAGAGCATCCATAATCAACAGATTTGATAAGCATCTTGGATAAGGGAGGGTCTAGAGGGAAATCTGCCATTTTTCGACCAATCCTGGTCAACAatccttcatcatccaagGCACCAAGAGCATAAAGTTGCTCTAAAGCTGTCAACATGGTTGCTGCTGGAGGAGGATCCATAAAATCGAAACCAATAAGGTCATTGATTCCCATTGCTTTCAGAGTAAGGATAGTAGATGCAAGATTGGTGCGTTGGATCTCAGGGATAGGGTTGGATAACATCTCATTGCGGTAGGCGACCTCTGTGTAGAGGCGATAACACTTGCCAGGGCCTGTGCGGCCAGCACGCCCAGCTCTTTGACGTGCTTGCGCTTGGGAGATCGGCTACACAACATTAGTTTCTCCATGACAAATTGATGTAAAAACCCACAGTGACTATCAAAGAATCCATACCAAGCTTTGGGTCATAAGCATTCTGCTTTGCAAATCCAGGATCAATGACATAATATATGCCATCAATGGTGATACTGGTCTCTGCAATGTTGGTTGCGATGACTACCTTACGTGCACCTGGTGGAGCTGGCTCAAAAATGCGTGACTGCATCTCAGAGGGAAGTGCAGCATAAACTGGTAGAATGAGAAGCTCTGGGACTTGAGGACCCAATGCCTTAACTCGCTCATATAGCACCTCACAGGCTGTATCGATCTCCTCTTGACCTGtaaggaaaagaagaataTCGCCTGCTGGTTCCATGAGATGGATTTGAAGGATGGTGATGAGAGAAGCCTCGAGGTAGTCAGGCTCAGGTTCCTTTGTATAAAGTGTCTCGACAGGGTATGTTCGGCCAGGAATAGTAAAGATAGGGCAACCCCAGAAGTACGTTGCAAACTTGGCAGCATCCAGTGTGGCAGAGGTACATATCAGTTTAAGATCTGGGCGTCGCTTGCAAGCCTCTATTAATGACAGTATCAGCGTCATGAAGAGTAACATAAGGAGTGTGACTTACTTTTCAGGAGACCAAAGAGGACGTCAGTTGCGATTGTGCGCTCGTGGGCTTCATCAAGCATAATCACCGAGTATTTCGAACAATCCGGATCAACCAGCAATTCACGAAGCAGCATACCATCGGTCTACATAGAAGTTAGTTTTAGTGAAAACAAAAGCCGAGACGACTGACCATGTACTTGATCTTGGTCTCAGGACTTGTCATATCCTCAAAACGGATAGTGTAGCCGACTTCAGCCCCGAGTCGACAACCCACTTCCTCTGCAACACGCTTAGCAACAGAAACAGCGGCAACCTTTCGCGGTTGAGTGCATCCCAAACGCCCTTTCTCGAGGAATCCTTCTTCAGCAAGGTATTGGGCCATCTGAGTGGTCTTCCCAGACCCAGTGTCTCCGACCACAACAAGAATTTGATTCTACAAATGGACATGAGCATTCGATTGATTGAAAATGAATGAGGTACTCACGTCCCGAATAGCGGCGACCAACTGTTCCCGTAATTTGTAGATAGGCAAACTGCGTCTTTGTTCTTGTATACTCATAGAAGTGATTTTGCCATACGACACAACTTTATTTGCAGCTTTCCAGGCAGGCGTTTGAGCGGCCTTTTGACCAAGCAGGTTGCCTTTGATGTCTGATGCAAACTGTCGCTCGTTTTGGTTCGCCATGGGATCAAGCCAAGGTTGGTTAATCTCCCTGGTCTCTGCGTCGGCCTGCTCATTCGCTTCTAAACGTTTGAGGTCCCGTCTTTCGTTCGCTAATGAAGCGCCTGCTAAAGCAGCACGGTTAAGTGAGCTAAAACAATGGTCAACCAAATTGTCGTGTATATGGAATAGAATGAATATTACCCGTCTGGTGCTTTGATAATTTTAACAGGAGAGAGTTCCAAGGTGACTTTGGTCTGGCCCGATAAGAATGCAGGCTCGACTTCATTCACTTCGACGTCAATGTCTTCTTCAATCTCATGATTGGCGACGTTGGTGCTAAAGTCTTCATCAAGATCAGGGTACTGCAATCCCATGAGCTCATAATCCTCGTATAATATGAATACTCACATCAGCTGCAGAAACGGCCCCACTGGCTATGAGCTGCTTGATCTCGAACCGCTCAGGACTTGATAATCTCTTCGCACTCGATCGCTGCCGCTCATCAACTGCCAAGAGGGGAGTGCTGTTGCTCCCACTAGCTGCATAAGATGACATCCTTTGCTGCTGCATCGCGGCCTCTTCGGCAGTCTGGACAGTGAGATGTGGGCTAACAAGAGAGTCAACAAAAAGCAGGTGCAGTGTACGTTGCCACTCACGAAAGATCATAACCGGTGTCCTGATCGACATCCTTCATACTTAGACCAATCTTAGGACTGACGGTCATAACTTTGACTTTGACTCGTTGACCTCGTTTAAGGAAATCCCTTGCAGAGTTAACTCTTCCATTTGTAATATTCGAGACATGGACCAAGCCTGAAAATGTCAGCTTAAGTTAAGCATGTGAAGGCACGACTGGGATAACTTACCTTCATTCGACCTCTGATTACCATTGACTCTTCTTTCTACGCCATCTAAAGTCACAAAAGCTCCGAAATCGGTGAT contains the following coding sequences:
- a CDS encoding pre-mRNA splicing factor, putative (Similar to TIGR gene model, INSD accession AAW43017.1); its protein translation is MSTDKELYKLELLSLVSKVSQELFNHTKLQDKKLAEFVIALHEQSKTTEAFQKKLNEIGADFPEWFIKNLDRLIVTMHPKYKRKAAKMKTSGQSRKSGDGQSIMDEQKQLQARKFPGLSMPDQEWGPAEKYVDERAAKELHETLPESLSTGDTVAQLESIASRRNRPAAEDYLDGEPTAKKMRSTISSGHDGSSGRGGEYEAGGFRDSSRHGRPTLDERPVLYKIYNGTIANITDFGAFVTLDGVERRVNGNQRSNEGLVHVSNITNGRVNSARDFLKRGQRVKVKVMTVSPKIGLSMKDVDQDTGYDLSPHLTVQTAEEAAMQQQRMSSYAASGSNSTPLLAVDERQRSSAKRLSSPERFEIKQLIASGAVSAADYPDLDEDFSTNVANHEIEEDIDVEVNEVEPAFLSGQTKVTLELSPVKIIKAPDGSLNRAALAGASLANERRDLKRLEANEQADAETREINQPWLDPMANQNERQFASDIKGNLLGQKAAQTPAWKAANKVVSYGKITSMSIQEQRRSLPIYKLREQLVAAIRDNQILVVVGDTGSGKTTQMAQYLAEEGFLEKGRLGCTQPRKVAAVSVAKRVAEEVGCRLGAEVGYTIRFEDMTSPETKIKYMTDGMLLRELLVDPDCSKYSVIMLDEAHERTIATDVLFGLLKKACKRRPDLKLICTSATLDAAKFATYFWGCPIFTIPGRTYPVETLYTKEPEPDYLEASLITILQIHLMEPAGDILLFLTGQEEIDTACEVLYERVKALGPQVPELLILPVYAALPSEMQSRIFEPAPPGARKVVIATNIAETSITIDGIYYVIDPGFAKQNAYDPKLGMDSLIVTPISQAQARQRAGRAGRTGPGKCYRLYTEVAYRNEMLSNPIPEIQRTNLASTILTLKAMGINDLIGFDFMDPPPAATMLTALEQLYALGALDDEGLLTRIGRKMADFPLDPPLSKMLIKSVDYGCSEEALTIVAMLQAGGQVYYRPKDKQTQADAKKAKFHQPEGDLLTLLAVYNGWKNSKFSNPWCFENFIQTRAMKTAQDVRKQLIGIMDRYKHDLVSCGTNYNRVRMAICSGFFRNAAKKDPTEGYKTLVEGTPVSIHPSSALFQRPPEWCVYYELVLTAKEYMHQVTVIEPKWLSEVAPTFFRIADQNKISKRKASEKIEPLFDRFAADKDDWRLSKQKKAARSSQTFG